A stretch of the Pseudomonadota bacterium genome encodes the following:
- a CDS encoding DUF1521 domain-containing protein, with amino-acid sequence MSWLSALGAGAIGAVGGFFVGGPIGAVAGFGIGVGAAAAGMSGSQHNVGGWGGAIAGGLVGFAIGGPVGALAGGALGALFGNAIQGANQQPPQCPPYAPYFPGGGFGGYGMPGGMPGGFGGFGGCGFPGGGYGFPQMGGFGMMGFAGCFPPPQQQGCCYPPCNQPPQNQGGQLTQQGNGQPIAYTTSGGYKVQVNGHTVTVTDPSGKHSVQHWGDPHENVDGQHVKDWEEKTRTMVLGDGTRITMNATSANGLIENTAIYDGAQEIRIKNNGNQIQGVNFNPYQTAYDAQHQAAGETAYFGQDQSGALVYRNLFKQADDLSVTPHNRDIKVLEQPQQTAWPNQNWWMRAA; translated from the coding sequence ATGAGCTGGCTTTCCGCACTCGGCGCAGGCGCAATCGGAGCAGTCGGTGGATTCTTCGTGGGCGGCCCCATCGGAGCGGTCGCAGGATTCGGCATCGGCGTGGGCGCCGCTGCAGCCGGAATGAGCGGTTCTCAGCACAATGTCGGCGGCTGGGGCGGTGCCATCGCAGGCGGCCTCGTGGGCTTCGCAATCGGCGGCCCCGTTGGAGCCCTCGCGGGTGGCGCTCTCGGCGCGCTGTTCGGCAATGCGATTCAGGGCGCGAACCAGCAGCCCCCGCAGTGCCCTCCCTACGCCCCCTACTTCCCGGGCGGCGGCTTCGGCGGCTACGGAATGCCTGGCGGAATGCCCGGCGGCTTCGGCGGCTTCGGCGGCTGCGGCTTCCCTGGCGGCGGCTACGGCTTCCCGCAGATGGGCGGCTTCGGAATGATGGGCTTCGCGGGGTGCTTCCCGCCTCCGCAGCAGCAGGGCTGCTGCTACCCGCCCTGCAATCAGCCGCCCCAGAACCAGGGCGGCCAGCTGACCCAGCAGGGCAACGGCCAGCCCATCGCCTACACCACCAGCGGCGGCTACAAGGTTCAGGTGAACGGCCACACGGTCACTGTCACCGACCCGAGCGGCAAGCACTCGGTGCAGCACTGGGGTGACCCGCACGAGAACGTTGACGGCCAGCACGTCAAGGACTGGGAAGAGAAGACCCGCACGATGGTTCTGGGTGACGGCACCCGCATCACCATGAACGCGACCTCCGCGAACGGTCTGATCGAGAACACCGCCATCTACGACGGCGCGCAGGAGATCCGCATCAAGAACAACGGCAACCAGATCCAGGGCGTGAACTTCAACCCCTACCAGACCGCCTACGATGCCCAGCACCAGGCAGCGGGCGAGACGGCCTACTTCGGCCAGGACCAGAGCGGCGCCCTCGTGTACCGCAACCTGTTCAAGCAGGCCGACGACCTCTCGGTCACCCCGCACAACCGCGACATCAAGGTGCTCGAGCAGCCGCAGCAAACGGCGTGGCCCAACCAGAACTGGTGGATGCGCGCCGCCTGA